A genomic region of Christiangramia sp. OXR-203 contains the following coding sequences:
- the dtd gene encoding D-aminoacyl-tRNA deacylase, translating to MRAVIQRVTEASVTVDHKVCAVMREGLLILLGIEEGDTQEDIDWLCRKVINMRIFGDDEGKMNKSLKTVNGDAIIVSQFTLHASTKKGNRPSFINAAKPDIAEPLYQNFVKSFEKEFGKSVGVGVFGGDMKVSLLNDGPVTIIIDSKEKR from the coding sequence ATGCGAGCAGTAATACAACGAGTTACAGAAGCATCGGTCACTGTAGATCACAAAGTTTGCGCGGTAATGCGCGAAGGCTTATTGATCCTACTTGGAATAGAGGAGGGCGATACCCAGGAAGATATCGACTGGCTCTGCCGTAAGGTCATTAACATGAGAATTTTTGGGGATGATGAGGGCAAAATGAATAAGTCTCTCAAAACTGTAAATGGAGATGCTATAATTGTAAGTCAGTTTACACTACACGCCAGTACTAAAAAAGGGAACAGGCCCAGTTTTATAAATGCGGCGAAACCTGATATTGCGGAACCATTATATCAGAATTTTGTAAAGTCTTTTGAAAAAGAATTTGGTAAAAGCGTTGGGGTAGGAGTCTTTGGAGGAGATATGAAAGTTTCCTTGCTCAATGATGGTCCAGTAACAATTATCATCGATTCGAAAGAAAAGCGTTAA
- the rsgA gene encoding ribosome small subunit-dependent GTPase A — protein MQGVVYKSTGSWYHVKAENGQFYQCRIKGKFRIQGIKSTNPVAVGDVVRFDVEDGEEETGVIKKIIERENYIIRKSVNLSKQTHIIASNVDQVFLLITLNNPPTLTTFIDRFLVTAEAYAITAVLLFNKVDTYSIEELAEVKYLAELYRGAGYECIGISAKEGKNVDKVKDKMIGKTSMISGHSGTGKSTLINAIEPTLDLKTSEISRQHSQGQHTTTFAEMFDLQFDARIIDTPGIKGFGVVDMDKEEIGDYFPEFFQLKQHCKFHNCLHLNEPKCAVKDALEEGEIAWSRYKSYLQIMEGEDENYRVDQYQK, from the coding sequence ATGCAGGGAGTTGTTTATAAGTCTACCGGGAGCTGGTATCATGTAAAAGCCGAGAATGGCCAATTTTACCAATGCCGGATCAAAGGAAAGTTCAGGATACAGGGAATTAAAAGCACAAATCCTGTGGCTGTAGGGGATGTCGTAAGATTTGATGTAGAAGATGGCGAGGAGGAAACCGGGGTGATCAAAAAGATCATCGAACGGGAAAACTATATAATCCGGAAGTCGGTTAATCTGTCAAAGCAAACTCATATTATTGCTTCAAATGTTGACCAGGTTTTTTTGCTTATTACCCTTAATAATCCGCCTACCTTAACCACTTTTATAGACCGCTTTCTGGTTACTGCAGAAGCCTATGCTATTACGGCGGTGCTGCTTTTCAATAAAGTAGATACTTATAGCATCGAGGAACTTGCTGAGGTGAAATACCTTGCAGAACTTTACCGCGGTGCAGGCTATGAGTGTATTGGAATTTCAGCTAAAGAAGGTAAAAACGTAGATAAAGTCAAGGATAAGATGATTGGAAAGACCAGTATGATCTCTGGTCACAGTGGTACCGGAAAATCTACTCTTATCAATGCTATAGAGCCTACTCTCGATCTTAAAACTTCGGAAATTAGCAGGCAGCACAGCCAGGGACAACATACCACGACTTTCGCTGAAATGTTTGACCTTCAATTTGATGCGAGAATCATTGATACTCCCGGAATTAAAGGTTTTGGAGTAGTGGATATGGACAAGGAAGAAATTGGCGACTATTTCCCGGAATTTTTTCAGCTAAAACAGCACTGTAAATTTCATAATTGTCTGCATCTTAATGAACCAAAATGTGCTGTAAAAGATGCTCTCGAAGAAGGAGAGATCGCCTGGTCCAGGTACAAAAGTTATTTACAGATCATGGAAGGTGAAGATGAAAACTATAGAGTAGATCAATACCAGAAGTAA
- a CDS encoding bifunctional 3-deoxy-7-phosphoheptulonate synthase/chorismate mutase type II: MENKKELRGWLDNFNLSHPLVIAGPCSAETEEQVLTIAHQLKDSDATVLRAGIWKPRTRPGNFEGVGALGLKWLQKAKEETGMLTTTEVANPNHVDLALKHDVDILWIGARTTVSPFIVQEIADALKGTDKIVLVKNPVNPDLALWLGAVERLHTADINNLGVIHRGFSAYEKTKYRNNPEWQIPIELQNKFPDLPLILDPSHIAGRRDIIFDLCQTGLDLNFDGIMVETHHTPDKAWSDAAQQITPAALIQMMEDLKVRKEISASQDFQNKLTALRSKIDITDSQILEILSKRMKISEEIGQVKKDQNVAILQTKRWNEILGKMVLEGEDKGLSEEFVLRLFKAIHQESINHQQKILDV; encoded by the coding sequence ATGGAAAATAAAAAAGAACTCAGAGGCTGGTTAGACAACTTCAACCTGTCTCACCCGTTGGTGATTGCAGGGCCGTGTAGTGCAGAAACCGAAGAGCAGGTATTAACGATCGCTCACCAGTTAAAAGATAGTGACGCAACTGTTTTACGTGCAGGAATCTGGAAACCAAGAACTCGCCCTGGAAATTTCGAAGGAGTTGGTGCACTGGGTCTAAAATGGCTTCAGAAGGCGAAAGAGGAAACCGGAATGCTAACTACTACTGAAGTTGCAAACCCGAACCATGTTGATCTTGCATTAAAACATGATGTAGATATTCTCTGGATTGGAGCGCGAACAACGGTTTCTCCATTTATTGTACAGGAGATCGCAGATGCTTTGAAAGGAACAGATAAGATCGTACTGGTTAAAAACCCTGTTAATCCAGATCTTGCTTTGTGGCTGGGAGCGGTTGAGCGCTTACACACGGCAGATATTAACAACCTTGGAGTAATACATCGTGGATTCTCTGCTTACGAGAAAACAAAGTACCGTAATAACCCGGAATGGCAGATTCCCATTGAGTTACAGAATAAATTCCCGGACCTTCCCTTGATCCTGGATCCATCTCATATCGCAGGAAGAAGAGATATCATCTTTGATCTTTGTCAAACAGGACTTGATCTTAATTTCGACGGTATCATGGTGGAAACTCACCATACTCCAGATAAAGCATGGAGTGATGCTGCACAACAAATTACACCAGCTGCTTTGATACAGATGATGGAAGATCTAAAGGTTAGAAAAGAGATCTCTGCAAGTCAAGATTTTCAGAATAAGCTAACAGCTTTGCGTTCTAAGATTGATATTACCGATAGTCAGATTCTGGAGATCTTGTCTAAACGCATGAAAATTTCCGAAGAAATAGGACAGGTGAAGAAAGATCAGAACGTAGCTATTCTACAAACAAAACGATGGAACGAGATCCTTGGTAAAATGGTACTGGAAGGTGAAGATAAAGGCCTGAGCGAAGAATTTGTTCTAAGATTGTTCAAAGCCATTCACCAGGAATCTATTAATCACCAACAGAAAATCCTTGATGTATAG
- a CDS encoding prephenate dehydrogenase, with the protein MKVFIVGIGLIGGSFALDLKAGIPGISIAGIDGNEYHLKQALELGLIDRMSAIEDIHEADLVYLAIPVDASIKVLPQILDIVKDDCVVIDAGSTKENICQVVEDHAKRRNFLAAHPIAGTEFSGPQAAIHGLFRNKTNIICEVEKTAFKLQEKALEVFQKIGMRIRYMDARSHDRHIAYVSHLSHISSFMLGKTVLEKEKNERDIFDLAGSGFASTVRLAKSSPAMWAPIFSQNKKNVLETLDEYILNLQNFRKLMQEDNFDQLYQEMDRTNHIKEVLNGINKNEELKLQENGK; encoded by the coding sequence ATGAAGGTATTTATAGTAGGAATTGGGTTAATAGGCGGCAGTTTCGCGCTGGATCTCAAAGCGGGTATTCCTGGGATTAGTATAGCCGGAATAGATGGAAATGAGTATCACCTGAAGCAGGCGCTTGAACTAGGTCTTATCGACAGAATGTCTGCGATAGAAGATATTCATGAAGCCGACCTTGTGTACCTTGCAATTCCGGTAGATGCCAGCATTAAGGTGCTTCCACAAATCCTGGATATAGTAAAAGATGATTGCGTGGTAATAGATGCGGGATCAACTAAAGAGAATATTTGCCAGGTAGTCGAGGATCATGCGAAAAGAAGAAACTTTCTGGCAGCACATCCGATAGCGGGAACTGAGTTTTCTGGTCCGCAGGCTGCAATTCATGGATTATTCAGAAATAAGACCAATATTATCTGCGAAGTAGAAAAGACCGCTTTCAAGCTTCAGGAAAAAGCTTTAGAGGTATTTCAGAAGATAGGAATGAGAATACGATATATGGATGCCCGTTCACATGATCGTCATATAGCTTATGTCTCTCATTTATCGCATATTAGCTCCTTTATGCTGGGAAAAACAGTACTGGAAAAGGAAAAAAACGAGCGGGATATTTTCGACCTTGCAGGTAGTGGATTTGCCTCGACTGTGAGACTCGCTAAAAGTTCCCCGGCAATGTGGGCACCGATTTTTAGTCAGAATAAAAAAAATGTACTGGAAACTCTTGATGAATATATTCTGAATCTTCAGAATTTCAGAAAATTGATGCAGGAAGACAATTTCGATCAGCTTTACCAGGAAATGGATCGAACCAATCATATAAAAGAAGTATTAAACGGAATAAATAAGAACGAAGAATTAAAATTACAGGAGAATGGAAAATAA
- a CDS encoding pyridoxal phosphate-dependent aminotransferase: MKTAERLESVQEYYFSKKLREVAALREQGKPVINLGIGSPDLAPPQQVVDAMENGLKHSKAHQYQPYKGIPELRNAMTGFYSHYYHVNLDAENEILPLMGSKEGIMHISMAFLNKGDKVLVPDPGYPTYTSVSGLLQAEVQKYTLDESQNWLPDLEKLEKQGLENVKIMWVNYPHMPTGTKATAAFFRKLTAFAEKNEILVVNDNPYSFIQNTEPLSILDTDKRSDYVMELNSLSKSFNMAGWRVGMLAGSPKNIEAVLKVKSNMDSGMFYPLQAGAVKALQLSNEWFVNLNELYSSRKKKVLELVKTLNCEAAPGQSGLFVWAKAPEGKSAESLVDELLYDKDLFVTPGFIFGEQGRDYVRFSLCATEEMIDEALKRIRS; encoded by the coding sequence ATGAAGACAGCAGAAAGACTGGAAAGCGTACAGGAATACTACTTCTCCAAAAAATTAAGGGAAGTGGCAGCTTTGCGAGAACAGGGCAAGCCGGTGATCAATCTTGGAATTGGAAGTCCGGACCTTGCACCACCGCAGCAAGTAGTAGATGCGATGGAAAATGGGCTAAAACATTCCAAAGCGCATCAATACCAGCCTTATAAAGGTATACCGGAACTAAGAAATGCCATGACAGGCTTTTATTCTCACTATTATCATGTAAATCTGGATGCTGAGAATGAAATCCTTCCGCTCATGGGAAGCAAGGAAGGGATCATGCATATTTCCATGGCGTTCCTGAATAAAGGTGACAAAGTTTTAGTTCCGGATCCAGGCTATCCTACCTATACTTCGGTTTCTGGATTACTACAGGCAGAAGTTCAGAAATATACTTTGGACGAATCGCAGAACTGGTTACCAGATCTGGAAAAATTAGAAAAACAGGGACTTGAAAATGTGAAGATCATGTGGGTGAATTATCCTCATATGCCTACGGGAACCAAAGCGACTGCGGCCTTCTTTAGAAAACTGACTGCTTTTGCTGAAAAGAATGAAATTCTGGTTGTCAATGATAATCCATATAGTTTTATTCAGAATACAGAACCTTTGAGTATTCTAGATACCGACAAAAGGAGCGATTACGTGATGGAACTTAATTCGCTAAGTAAAAGTTTTAATATGGCTGGCTGGAGAGTTGGAATGCTCGCCGGGAGTCCGAAAAATATTGAAGCTGTTCTAAAAGTAAAATCTAATATGGACAGTGGTATGTTCTATCCTTTGCAGGCTGGGGCGGTAAAGGCGCTTCAACTATCAAATGAATGGTTTGTAAATTTAAACGAGTTATACAGTTCAAGAAAAAAGAAGGTACTGGAACTGGTAAAAACATTGAATTGTGAAGCAGCACCGGGACAATCTGGACTTTTCGTATGGGCGAAGGCTCCTGAAGGTAAAAGTGCAGAAAGCCTGGTTGATGAATTATTGTACGATAAAGATCTGTTCGTAACACCGGGTTTTATATTTGGTGAGCAGGGAAGAGATTATGTTCGTTTCTCCCTTTGTGCTACGGAAGAAATGATCGATGAAGCTTTAAAAAGAATTAGATCATGA